GGGCCTGTTCCACACCGACTGGCGACAGAACGTCATAGTCGTCTGCACCGAAGGAGGCCTGGCCATGTCGAATCAGATAGATGCTGCCCACGTCCGTTTTCCCGGTACGTTGAAAGTCTGGCGAGGTTATGAGGATGCCCGCGAGCTGTCAATGAAAAAACATACGCTTGTTTTAAAAGCTCGTTGGAGATGCGCTGGTGGCGGTTTGGGCACTGGTCCGCAGGCATGGGCGCCGGTATGCTGGGCCATCCGCGCCTGGCGCAGTGCATTCTTTAAGGAGACATATGGATTTTTTGGCCGAATACGCGAGCTTTCTGGCGAAGACCGTCACCCTGGTGGTCGCTATCCTGGTGGTGCTGATCAGCTTCGCGGCCCTGCGCAGCAAAGGCCGTCGTAAATCCGCCGGCCAGTTGCAGGTCAGCAAGCTGAATGATTTCTACAAGGGCCTGCGCGAGCGCCTGGAATCGAGCCTGCTCGACAAGGACCAGCTCAAGGCCCTGCGCAAATCCGAAAGCAAGGCCGAAAAAAAGCAGGGCAAGAGCAAACCTGAGGCCAAGCCACGGGTGTTCGTGCTGGATTTCGACGGTGACATCAAGGCCTCGGCCACCGAAAGCCTGCGCCATGAAATCACTGCATTGCTGAGCCTGGCCACTCCCAAGGACGAAGTGGTGCTGCGCCTGGAAAGTGGCGGCGGCATGGTGCACAGCTACGGCCTGGCGTCGTCGCAACTGGCGCGTATTCGTCAGGCGGGCGTGCCGCTGACCGTGTGCATCGACAAGGTTGCGGCCAGCGGCGGCTACATGATGGCGTGCATTGGTGAAAAGATTATCAGCGCCCCGTTCGCCATCCTCGGTTCCATCGGCGTGGTGGCGCAGTTGCCCAACGTCAACCGTTTGCTGAAAAAGCACGATATCGACGTTGAGGTGCTGACCGCCGGCGAATACAAACGCACCCTCACGGTGTTTGGCGAAAACACCGAGAAGGGCCGCGAGAAGTTCCAGGAAGACCTGGACATCACGCACCAGCTGTTCAAGAACTTCGTCTCGCGTTATCGCCCGCAGTTGGCGATTGACGAGGTCGCCACCGGAGAAGTCTGGTTGGGTGTTGCCGCCCTCGACAAGCAACTGGTCGACGAACTGCAGACCAGCGACGAATACCTCGCCACCAAAGCCAAAACCGCCGAGGTGTTCCATCTGCACTATGCCGAGCGTAAGAGCCTGCAGGAGCGCGTAGGGCTGGCGGCAAGTGGTTCGGTGGATCGAGTGTTGCTGACCTGGTGGAGCCGGTTGACCCAGCAGCGGTTCTGGTAACCCGCTTCTGAAAACACCGGTGAACCCAATGTGGGAGAGGGCTTGCTCCTGATAGCGGTGTATCAGCCAGCTTGTCTGTTGACTGGCACCCTGCTATCGGGAGCAAGCCCCCTCCCACCTTGGTGTTGTATAGGTCAGGGGCGACAGGTTTTGTAATAGTTTTGCTCTGTGGGAATTTTGTGTTTGGGCTGTAGGATTCAAGTCCTTTTGTTATTTCAGGATTTGCATGAACACCCTTTCGGAGCCCCCCAGTCGTCTTTCCCCAAGACACCCGCTGTCGTTGTTCCCGCTGAACCACCCCGTAGTTCGTCGACTAACCTTGTCCCGGTCCAATGATCGCGCCTTGCCGTGTCCGGCATTCTGAACAACCTGAATACAGAGAATCCATAGATGGAATGGTTAGCGGATCCAACGGCCTGGCTCGGCCTGGCGACCTTGATTGTGTTGGAATTGGTGCTGGGCATCGACAACCTGGTGTTTATCGCGATCCTGGCGGACAAGCTGCCGCCGGAGCAGCGCGACCGTGCGCGGCTGATCGGTTTGTCCCTGGCCTTGCTGATGCGCCTGGGCCTGCTGGCGAGCATTTCCTGGCTGGTGACGCTGACCCAGCCGCTGTTCGAGGTATTCGACAAGAGCTTCTCCGGGCGTGACCTGATCATGCTGTTTGGCGGCGTATTCCTGTTGTTCAAAGCCACCATGGAGTTGCATGAACGCCTGGAAGGCCATGTGGCCCAGCACAAGGGTCACGTGGCGTATGCGATGTTCTGGCCGATCGTGGCGCAGATCGTGGTGCTCGACGCAGTGTTCTCCCTGGATGCGGTGATTACCGCCGTGGGCATGGTCGACGAGTTGGCGGTGATGATGATCGCGGTGATCGTGTCCATCGGCCTGATGATCGTGGCGAGCAAGCCGCTGACCCGCTTCGTCAACGCGCACCCGACGGTGATCATGCTGTGCCTGGGCTTTTTGATGATGATCGGCTTCGCGCTGACTGCCGAAGGCCTGGGCTTTCATATTCCCAAAGGTTACCTGTACGCGGCGATCGGCTTCTCGATTCTGATTGAAGTGTTCAACCAGATCGCCCGCTCGCGGCGCAAGAAGTCGGCGCAAGGGGTATTGCCGGTGCGTGAGCGCACCGCTCACGCGGTGATGCGTCTGCTCGGTGGTCGTAGCCTGGCGGTGGAGGAGGTCGGTGAAGAGGTGACGGACCTGCTGCACGAGTCGGATGCTGCGCAGGGCCCGCTGTTTGACCGACGCGAGCGCGTGATGATCAGCGGCGTGCTGCAACTGGCTGAACGCCCGATCCGCACGTTGATGACGCCACGGGCCAAGGTTGACTGTATCGACCTGGCGGACGATCCCGAGAGTATTCGCCTGAAACTGATGCATTCGTCCTACTCGCGGCTGCCGTTGATCCGCAACGGCGCGGTGGATGAGCCCCTGGGTTTCGTGCACAAAAAGGAATTGCTCAAGGAATACCTGGCCGGCAACGAGCCGAATCTTGCACACCTGGCGCGCCGGGCGATCAACCTGCTGGAAAGCTTTTCGATCCTGAACGCACTGGAGCAGATGCGCCAGGAGTCCACCCATATCGCCTTTGTGATCAACGAGTTCGGAGATTTCATGGGTGTGTTGAGCATGACCGACATCCTCGAATCCATCGCCGGTGAGTTGCCGGACGCCAGCGAGATCGAAGGGCCGGGCATTGTCGAGAACGGCGCGGGGTTTCGTGCCGATGGCGCGTTGAACCTCGACCAAGTCCGCCGGCGCACCGGCTTCAAGGCGGCCGCTACCGAGGACTACCAGACCCTGGCCGGTCTGGTCATGAGCCTGCTTGATCGCCTGCCCGTGGTGGGCGATCACCTGGAACATGAAGGTTGGCGGTTGACGGTGGCTGCGGTGCGTGAGCGCCGGGTGACGCAGGTATGCCTTGAGCCTCTTTCAGGGCGCGCCTGAATATGCCTTCAAGGATTTGCTTTTGGGTTTCCGGGGGGCCAAATCCTTCGATGAACTCCTTGACCTTGCCGTTGACGTGGGGAACGAGAGTGGGTGTCGCTCTCACCCCCGGCAATCTGGGCGTTTTTGCGATATCGACCACCAGGCATTTCACTGTTTTGTAATGCCGTGCAACCGCTTCGAAGTGTTCGGCTGCGGGGCCGCATCCCGGGCAGGTCTCTGAAACAACCAGTATGAATACGATTGGAGCGGATCTGACGATCGACTGATACTGCTCGTTGGTGGCAATAGCGTCCTTTGCGATACCCATAGTGACTTCCCTCGGCCAGCGTTTTTTGCCAACGCTAGGCCGGTGGTGCATCGGCGTCTACTGTCAACTTTCACAGGTCCGGCTGACGCTCCAGTCGCTCCCGGGCCTTGCGCGCCTGGCTCGCGCATTTTCGGTATTCCTCATTGTCACGGGACGCTTTGGCTTCCCGGTAGGCATGGTGATTCTGGCTGGTGTAGTTGGTGTCGAAGGCTTCCTTGAGTTTCTGCAGTTGTTCCTTGCAGTCGCGGCGGTCATTGCTCGCCAGGGCGTTGCCCGCCACCAGATAACACAGCATTAACAGGCCAAGGCTCAATTTCATCCGGGGTTGCTCCGTGCAGGGGTTTGTTCGCTCTACAGATTAGCCCAATGGTGCAAGGTTGGTGCGCAGTAACACCGTTGTGGGGCATTGAGTAGCAGGGCGATTGGATGATGGCGCAACGCCGCTGCGCTCTTCAATCACTATCCTGCTGATCCATAAACGATTTCTCTCCCGCATATTTTTCTCTGAAGGCATATGGCACACTTTCTGCTGTCTATTCCGTTGTTACATACCAAGTTCCGGTATAGCGGAATACACATCTCCTGGAGTGCTTGTCATGCATCACCGACCTTCCGTGTTCAAAGCGTGTGTTTTTCTCTTCGCCGCATCGGCGTGCGTTGCCAGCCTCGCGCAGGCGGCGGACAGCAAACTCGATGATGTGCTCAAGCGTGGGCATCTCATCGTGGGTACAGGCAGTACCAATGCGCCGTGGCACTTCCAGGGAGCGGATGGCAAGTTGCAGGGGTTCGATATCGACATTGGCCGCATCGTGGCCAAGGGTTTGTTCAATGACGCGAGCAAGGTCGAGTACGTGGTGCAGTCGTCCGACGCGCGCATTCCCAACCTGCTGACCGACAAGGTCGACATGAGCTGCCAGTTCATCACCGTCACCGCCAGCCGCGCTCAGCAAGTGGCCTTCACTCTGCCGTACTACCGCGAAGGCGTCGGCCTGCTGCTGCCGAACACCAGCAAGTACAAGGAAATCGAAGACCTGCAGGCGGCGGGCGATGGCGTCACCGTGGCCGTGCTGCAGAACGTGTATGCCGAGGAATTGGTGCACCAGGCGCTGCCCAAGGCCAAGGTCGACCAGTACGACAGCGTCGACCTGATGTACCAGGCCGTGAACTCCGGTCGCGCCGATGCCGCGGCCACCGATCAGTCTTCGGTCAAATACCTGATGGTGCAAAACCCTGGCCGCTATCGCAGCCCGACCTACGCCTGGAGCCCGCAGACCTATGCGTGCGCGGTCAAGCGTGGCGACCAGGACTGGCTGAACTTCGTCAATACCGCGCTGCACGAAGCCATGACCGGTGTGGAGTTCCCCGCCTACAAGGCCTCGTTCAAGCAATGGTTCGGCGTTGACCTGCCGGAGCCGGCGATTGGTTTTCCTGTGGAATTCAAATGACCCGCAACAATCGGGGCGCGCTTGATGGCGCCCCATTCAGGTAGTGCCGACCATGAACTATCAGTTGAACTTTGCCGCCGTGTGGCGTGATTTCGACACCTTGCTGGCGGGCCTCGGCCTGGGCCTGCAGTTGGCCTTGCTGTCGATCGCCATCGGCTGCGTGATCGGCCTGCTGATGGCGTTTGCCATGCTGTCCAGGCACCGCGCATTACGTATCTTTGCTTCGGTGTACGTGACGGTGGTGCGCAACACGCCGATCCTGGTCCTGATCCTGTTGATCTACTTCGCCTTGCCGTCGCTGGGGATTCGCCTGGATAAAATCCCCTCGTTCATCATCACCTTGTCGCTGTACGCCGGGGCCTATCTGACCGAAGTGTTCCGCGCCGGTCTGTTGAACATTCCCAAGGGCCTGCGCGAAGCCGGCTTGGCGATTGGCCTGGGTGAGTGGCGTATCCGCGCCTATATCACCGTACCGGTGATGCTGCGCAACGTGCTGCCGGCGCTGTCGAACAACTTTATCTCGCTGTTCAAGGACACGTCCCTGGCCGCTGCGATTGCGGTGCCGGAGCTGACCTATTACGCCCGCAAGATCAACGTCGAAAGCTACCGGGTGATAGAAACCTGGCTGGTCACGACCGCGCTCTACGTGGCTGCCTGTTACCTCATCGCCATGCTGCTCCGTTACCTGGAACAGCGTCTGGCGATCCGTCGTTAAGGAGGGTTTCCATGTACGAATCCCCCAGTTGGCTGCATGAATTGTGGATCGCCCGGGAGACGCTGTGGGCAGGGTTTCAGACCAGCATTTATTGCTCGGCGCTGGCGATTGTTTTCGGCACCCTGATCGGCATCTTTGCCGGGCTGGTGCTCACTTACGGCAAGTTCTGGATGCGTGCGCCGTTTCGTCTGTATGTCGACCTGATTCGCGGCACACCGGTGTTTGTGCTGGTGCTGGCGTGTTTCTACATGCTGCCGGCGCTCGGTTGGCAGATCAGCGCGTTTCAGGCCGGCGCCGTCGGGCTCACGCTGTTCTGTGGCTCCCACGTCGCGGAAATCGTGCGCGGTGCGCTGCAAGCCATTCCCCGTGGGCAACTGGAGGCGGGCAAGGCGATTGGCCTGACGTTCTACCAGTCCCTGGGCTACGTGCTGCTGCCCCAGGCGCTGCGGCAGATCCTGCCGACCTGGGTCAATTCCTCCACGGAAATCGTCAAGGCCTCGACCTTGCTCTCGGTGATCGGCGTGGCCGAGTTGCTGCTGAGTACCCAGCAAGTCATCGCGCGCACTTTCATGACCCTGGAGTTCTACCTGTTCGCAGGCTTTATGTTCTTTGTCATCAACTACGCCATCGAGTTATTCGGGCGCTACATTGAAAAGCGGGTGGCCTTGCCATGAATCAACTTCAAACAACCGAGCCGCTGCTGAATATTCGTGGCCTGCGCAAGCAATACGGAGCAGTGGAAGTGCTCAAGGGTGTCGACCTGAGCCTGCAGCGCGGCAACGTGGTGACCCTGATCGGCTCCAGCGGCTCGGGCAAGACCACCCTGTTGCGGTGCGTCAACCTGCTGGAAGAATTCCAGGGCGGGCAGATTACCCTGGACGGCGAGTCCATCGGCTACAGCGACGTGGCCGGCAAGCGCGTGCGTCACCCCGAACGCGTGATTGCCCAGCACCGCGCCATGACGGGCATGGCTTTCCAGCAGTTCAACCTGTTCCCGCATTTGACCGCCTTGCAGAACGTGACCCTGGGCTTGTTGAAAGTTAAGAAAATGCCTAAGGACGAGGCCGTGTCGCTCGCGGAAAAATGGCTCGACCGCGTGGGACTTCTGGAACGTCGCAATCACTTCCCCGGCCAGTTGTCCGGCGGTCAGCAACAGCGCGTGGCGATTGCGCGGGCCATTGCCATGAACCCCAGCCTGATGCTGTTCGACGAAGTCACCTCGGCCCTCGACCCGGAGCTGGTGGGCGAAGTCCTCAGTGTGATCAAGGGGCTGGCGGAGGAGGGCATGACCATGTTGCTGGTCACCCACGAAATGCGCTTTGCCTACGAGGTATCGGACAAAATCGTGTTCATGAACCAGGGGCGCATTGAAGAGCAGGGCAGCGCCAAGGATATTTTCGAACGCCCGCAGTCGCCGCGCCTGACGGAATTTCTCAAGAACATTCGTTTTTAATCAAGGAGCTATTTTATGAGCATTACTCGTTACGGTGCCGGCAGTATAGCCGGCGGCGGCCAGCCACGTCCTTTCGCCCGCGCAGTGGAAGCGGATGGCTGGTTGTACGTCTCAGGCCAGGTGCCGGCGGTGGACGGCGAAATCATCACTGGCGGGATCATCGAGCAAACCCGCCAGACCATGCGCAACGTGGTGGCCATTCTTGAAGAGGCCGGCTACGAATTGAAAGACGTGGTGCGTGTCGGTGTCTGGCTGGAAGACCCCCGGGACTTCTGGAGTTTCAACAAGGTGTTCGGCGAATACTTCACCCCGGAACATGCCCCGGCGCGTGCCTGTGTGCAGGCGAACATGATGGTCGATTGCAAAGTGGAGATCGATTGCGTGGCCTACAGGAAAAAGGGCTAAATTGGCCCCCATTCTCAAGACCACAGCAACTCCAATGTGGGAGGGGGCTTGCCCCCGACAGCGGTGTATCAGTAACAGATGTATGGACTGACACACTGCAATCGGGGGCAAGCCCCCTCCCACAGGGGATCACTGTGCAGCACACACCCAAGACCGGACCGGAACCGCCATGACCGAAGACACCATCAAACGCCGCGCCAAAGGCCTGGACCGTGCGTTCGATATCCTCGATTTTCTCAAGGAAGTCGGCCAGCCGCTGCGCCCCAATGATATCGCCAGCGGCATCGGCAGCCCCAAGTCCACGGTCTATGAACTGGTCGCCTCGCTGCTCGAACGCCGCATCCTGGAAACCGTCGGCAAGGACGGTCATGTCTACCTCGGGCGCCAGTTGTATTTCCTCGGCCAGGCGCACCTGCGCCACTTCGACCTGACGCGTGAGGCCGACCACGCCCTGCAGGAAATCGTCAGCCAGACCCACGAAACCGCGCAGATGTGCCTGCTCAACGGGCGCAAGTACACGGTGGCGCTGATGCGCGAAGGCCAACGGCATTTCCGTATTTCTTCGGATATCGGTGAAAACGCGCCGATCCCCTGGACCGCTTCCGGGCGCCTGTTGCTGGGGCATTTGAGCGATCAGCAAATCATCGACCTGATCGACCCCGACGATTTCATCTTGCCCGACGGCCTGCGCCTGCCCCTGGAGACCTTCCTGGCGCAGATCCGCCAGGCTACCCTCGATGGGTTCTTCTCCTTCGACAGCGTGGCCGACACCTTCACCCACTGCTTTGCCGCCCCGGTGCGTGACGCGCAGGGCGTCAGCATTGCAACGCTATGCATCGTTGCCCCTCGGGCCGATGCGAGCAAAAACTATCACGACTATCGCCGGGTGCTGATCGACAGCGCCAACAACCTGGCCCGGCGCATTACCGAATAGGATTTTCCCATGTCTGCCTTCAATGCCGTTGAAAAAGGCGCCGCCGCAGTCGGCGCCCATCTGGTCCGCGACGTGAGCCTGCCGGCGCTGGTCCTGCACCGTGATGCCCTGGAGCACAATATTCGCTGGATGCAGAAGTTTGTCAGCAATAGCGGCGCCGAGCTGGCGCCCCACGGCAAGACCAGCATGATGCCCGCCTTGTTCCAGCGTCAGATCACTGCCGGTGCCTGGGGCATCACCCTGGCCAACGCCGTGCAGACCCGCGCCGCCTATGCCGGTGGCGTGCGTCGTGTGCTGATGGCCAACCAATTGGTGGGCGCGCCGAACATGGCGCTGATTGCCGACCTGCTGGCCGACAAGGATTTCGACTTTCATTGCATGGTCGACCACCCGGACAACGTCGCCGACCTGGGCCTGTTCTTCGCCGCCCGTGGCCTGCGCCTGAACGTGATGATCGAATACGGCGTGGTCGGTGGCCGGTGCGGCTGCCGCAGCGAGCAAGAGGTGCGCGAGCTGGCCAAGGCAATCAAGGCCCAGCCCGCAATGGCCCTGACCGGTATCGAAGGTTATGAGGGGGTGATCCACGGCGAGCACGCTATCAGCGGCATCCGCGACTTCGCCGCCAGCCTGGTGCGCCTGGCGGTGGACCTGCAAGACAACGGCCTGTTCGATCTGCCCAAGCCGATCATCACGGCGTCGGGGTCGGCCTGGTATGACCTGATCGCCGAATCCTTCGAGCAACAGAATGCCGCCGGGCGCTTCCTCAGCGTGCTGCGTCCAGGCAGCTACGTGGCCCACGACCATGGCATCTACAAAGACGCGCAGTGCTGCGTACTCAATCGGCGCAGCGACCTCAACGAAGGCTTGCGCCCGGCAATGGAAGTCTGGGCCCATGTGCAATCGTTGCCGGAGCCGGGCTTTGCGGTTGTCGCCCTGGGCAAGCGCGATGTGGCCTACGACGCGGGCTTGCCGGTACCGCTCAAGCGCTACAAGGCCGGCATCGTGCCGGCCGAGGGCGATGATATGAGCGCGTGCCAGGTCACCGCCGTGATGGACCAGCATGCGTTCATGACAGTGGCGCCGGGGGTTGAGCTGCGCATTGGCGACATCATTTCGTTTGGTACTTCCCACCCTTGCCTGACGTTCGACAAGTGGCAGGTGGGTTGCCTGGTGGATGAGCAGTTGCGCGTGATCGAGTCCCTGCGTACGTGCTTCTAGACCGAGTCGCGCCTATCGGGGGCAAGCCCC
This genomic stretch from Pseudomonas orientalis harbors:
- a CDS encoding amino acid ABC transporter ATP-binding protein; translation: MNQLQTTEPLLNIRGLRKQYGAVEVLKGVDLSLQRGNVVTLIGSSGSGKTTLLRCVNLLEEFQGGQITLDGESIGYSDVAGKRVRHPERVIAQHRAMTGMAFQQFNLFPHLTALQNVTLGLLKVKKMPKDEAVSLAEKWLDRVGLLERRNHFPGQLSGGQQQRVAIARAIAMNPSLMLFDEVTSALDPELVGEVLSVIKGLAEEGMTMLLVTHEMRFAYEVSDKIVFMNQGRIEEQGSAKDIFERPQSPRLTEFLKNIRF
- a CDS encoding RidA family protein, whose protein sequence is MSITRYGAGSIAGGGQPRPFARAVEADGWLYVSGQVPAVDGEIITGGIIEQTRQTMRNVVAILEEAGYELKDVVRVGVWLEDPRDFWSFNKVFGEYFTPEHAPARACVQANMMVDCKVEIDCVAYRKKG
- a CDS encoding amino acid ABC transporter permease; this translates as MYESPSWLHELWIARETLWAGFQTSIYCSALAIVFGTLIGIFAGLVLTYGKFWMRAPFRLYVDLIRGTPVFVLVLACFYMLPALGWQISAFQAGAVGLTLFCGSHVAEIVRGALQAIPRGQLEAGKAIGLTFYQSLGYVLLPQALRQILPTWVNSSTEIVKASTLLSVIGVAELLLSTQQVIARTFMTLEFYLFAGFMFFVINYAIELFGRYIEKRVALP
- a CDS encoding amino acid deaminase, with the protein product MSAFNAVEKGAAAVGAHLVRDVSLPALVLHRDALEHNIRWMQKFVSNSGAELAPHGKTSMMPALFQRQITAGAWGITLANAVQTRAAYAGGVRRVLMANQLVGAPNMALIADLLADKDFDFHCMVDHPDNVADLGLFFAARGLRLNVMIEYGVVGGRCGCRSEQEVRELAKAIKAQPAMALTGIEGYEGVIHGEHAISGIRDFAASLVRLAVDLQDNGLFDLPKPIITASGSAWYDLIAESFEQQNAAGRFLSVLRPGSYVAHDHGIYKDAQCCVLNRRSDLNEGLRPAMEVWAHVQSLPEPGFAVVALGKRDVAYDAGLPVPLKRYKAGIVPAEGDDMSACQVTAVMDQHAFMTVAPGVELRIGDIISFGTSHPCLTFDKWQVGCLVDEQLRVIESLRTCF
- a CDS encoding amino acid ABC transporter permease, translating into MNYQLNFAAVWRDFDTLLAGLGLGLQLALLSIAIGCVIGLLMAFAMLSRHRALRIFASVYVTVVRNTPILVLILLIYFALPSLGIRLDKIPSFIITLSLYAGAYLTEVFRAGLLNIPKGLREAGLAIGLGEWRIRAYITVPVMLRNVLPALSNNFISLFKDTSLAAAIAVPELTYYARKINVESYRVIETWLVTTALYVAACYLIAMLLRYLEQRLAIRR
- a CDS encoding IclR family transcriptional regulator, whose translation is MTEDTIKRRAKGLDRAFDILDFLKEVGQPLRPNDIASGIGSPKSTVYELVASLLERRILETVGKDGHVYLGRQLYFLGQAHLRHFDLTREADHALQEIVSQTHETAQMCLLNGRKYTVALMREGQRHFRISSDIGENAPIPWTASGRLLLGHLSDQQIIDLIDPDDFILPDGLRLPLETFLAQIRQATLDGFFSFDSVADTFTHCFAAPVRDAQGVSIATLCIVAPRADASKNYHDYRRVLIDSANNLARRITE
- a CDS encoding TerC family protein → MEWLADPTAWLGLATLIVLELVLGIDNLVFIAILADKLPPEQRDRARLIGLSLALLMRLGLLASISWLVTLTQPLFEVFDKSFSGRDLIMLFGGVFLLFKATMELHERLEGHVAQHKGHVAYAMFWPIVAQIVVLDAVFSLDAVITAVGMVDELAVMMIAVIVSIGLMIVASKPLTRFVNAHPTVIMLCLGFLMMIGFALTAEGLGFHIPKGYLYAAIGFSILIEVFNQIARSRRKKSAQGVLPVRERTAHAVMRLLGGRSLAVEEVGEEVTDLLHESDAAQGPLFDRRERVMISGVLQLAERPIRTLMTPRAKVDCIDLADDPESIRLKLMHSSYSRLPLIRNGAVDEPLGFVHKKELLKEYLAGNEPNLAHLARRAINLLESFSILNALEQMRQESTHIAFVINEFGDFMGVLSMTDILESIAGELPDASEIEGPGIVENGAGFRADGALNLDQVRRRTGFKAAATEDYQTLAGLVMSLLDRLPVVGDHLEHEGWRLTVAAVRERRVTQVCLEPLSGRA
- the sohB gene encoding protease SohB, which codes for MDFLAEYASFLAKTVTLVVAILVVLISFAALRSKGRRKSAGQLQVSKLNDFYKGLRERLESSLLDKDQLKALRKSESKAEKKQGKSKPEAKPRVFVLDFDGDIKASATESLRHEITALLSLATPKDEVVLRLESGGGMVHSYGLASSQLARIRQAGVPLTVCIDKVAASGGYMMACIGEKIISAPFAILGSIGVVAQLPNVNRLLKKHDIDVEVLTAGEYKRTLTVFGENTEKGREKFQEDLDITHQLFKNFVSRYRPQLAIDEVATGEVWLGVAALDKQLVDELQTSDEYLATKAKTAEVFHLHYAERKSLQERVGLAASGSVDRVLLTWWSRLTQQRFW
- a CDS encoding transporter substrate-binding domain-containing protein, which produces MHHRPSVFKACVFLFAASACVASLAQAADSKLDDVLKRGHLIVGTGSTNAPWHFQGADGKLQGFDIDIGRIVAKGLFNDASKVEYVVQSSDARIPNLLTDKVDMSCQFITVTASRAQQVAFTLPYYREGVGLLLPNTSKYKEIEDLQAAGDGVTVAVLQNVYAEELVHQALPKAKVDQYDSVDLMYQAVNSGRADAAATDQSSVKYLMVQNPGRYRSPTYAWSPQTYACAVKRGDQDWLNFVNTALHEAMTGVEFPAYKASFKQWFGVDLPEPAIGFPVEFK